In Juglans microcarpa x Juglans regia isolate MS1-56 chromosome 7D, Jm3101_v1.0, whole genome shotgun sequence, the following are encoded in one genomic region:
- the LOC121238988 gene encoding uncharacterized protein LOC121238988 isoform X9 → MFRERERERVMVSRKHKRAAMYKKLQLLRSITNSHAQLKVEAQEKGFVIEVFTERSCCGLLVFILEAFEELGLDVRQARVSCSDRFHLEAIGAKDNQGDQEDQIDAQVVKEAVLQAIQCWSATSEQK, encoded by the exons AtgttcagagagagagagagagagagagtaatggTTTCTAGGAAGCACAAGAGAGCAGCCATGTACAAGAAGCTGCAACTGCTTCGTTCAATCACCAACTCCCATGCG CAGCTTAAGGTAGAAGCTCAAGAAAAGGGTTTTGTGATTGAGGTGTTCACGGAAAGGAGTTGTTGTGGTTTGCTTGTGTTCATTTTGGAAGCCTTTGAAGAGCTGGGCCTTGATGTGCGCCAAGCTAGGGTTTCTTGTTCAGACAGATTTCATTTAGAAGCCATCGGAGCCAAA GATAATCAAGGAGATCAGGAGGACCAGATAGATGCTCAAGTGGTCAAAGAAGCAGTTTTGCAAGCTATTCAATGCTGGAGTGCAACAAGCGAGCAAAAATAA
- the LOC121238941 gene encoding protein NUCLEAR FUSION DEFECTIVE 4, with protein sequence MSSRTLQWLSLVGIIWLQSINGTNSNFPAYSSQLKHLLSMSQLQLNNLAFASDAGKLLGWFSGVATIYLPLWLVLIIGSSLGLLGYGLQYLFLTDRISSLSYGHIFVLTVVAGNSICWINTVCYVVAIRNFPSDYRQVAVGLTTSYLGLSAKIYTDIVDAAFSSSPIERAKAYLLLNSILPMIVCVIAAPLARELDVGRPRNMGVGIITMFVITMATGVYAVISSLQSISGKLSPSSHAIGIGVFLLAPLVVPVAEKIIESVRKIDVNAERKKRKVFHFTIEESEGEERVDQDWVKDRKEVGEVGDESGDAEKMENGRLKEIREEAGEVLEIGIKEEIGVKEMLKRLNFWLYFLVYLFGATLGLVFLNNLGQIAESRGYSGTSSLVSLSSSFGFFGRLMPSFVDYYFSRTRYTMSRQASIVAVMAPTAGAFFLLVNNSNLSLHMSTAAIGVCCGAITSIAVSTTTELFGTKNFSVNHNVVVANIPIGSFLFGYMAAMLYHKEGNEDGKCMGMECYRITFITWGSFCLLGTFLALILYARTRKFYSQKV encoded by the exons ATGTCTTCGAGAACTCTTCAATGGCTGAGCCTTGTTGGCATCATATGGCTTCAGTCCATCAATGGAACAAACTCCAACTTCCCTGCTTATTCATCCCAGCTCAAGCATCTCCTTTCCATGTCACAGCTGCAACTTAACAACCTTGCCTTTGCCTCAGATGCAGGAAAACTCTTGGGTTGGTTTTCTGGCGTTGCAACTATTTATCTCCCCCTTTGGCTTGTTCTCATTATTGGATCTTCTCTCGGGTTGCTTGGTTATGGGTTGCAGTATCTTTTCTTGACGGACCGAATTTCTTCTCTGTCATATGGGCATATTTTTGTGCTGACGGTTGTGGCAGGAAATAGTATTTGCTGGATCAACACTGTTTGTTACGTTGTTGCCATTCGGAATTTCCCATCTGATTATCGCCAGGTTGCGGTGGGATTAACGACTAGCTACCTAGGACTAAGTGCAAAGATTTACACAGATATTGTAGATGCtgccttttcttcttcccccaTTGAAAGAGCTAAAGCCTATCTCCTTCTGAATTCCATCTTACCTATGATAGTTTGTGTTATAGCTGCACCACTAGCCAGAGAACTTGATGTTGGAAGGCCAAGAAACATGGGAGTTGGGATCATAACAATGTTTGTGATAACAATGGCAACTGGGGTCTATGCTGTAATCAGTAGTTTGCAGTCGATATCAGGTAAATTATCGCCATCCAGCCATGCCATTGGTATCGGTGTGTTCTTATTGGCTCCACTAGTAGTTCCAGTTGCCGAGAAAATTATAGAATCAGTAAGAAAAATCGATGTAAAcgcagaaaggaaaaaaagaaaagtgtttcattttaCTATAGAGGAGAGTGAAGGTGAAGAACGAGTGGATCAGGATTGGGTAAAAGACAGAAAGGAAGTTGGTGAAGTTGGTGACGAGAGTGGTGATGcagaaaaaatggagaatggCCGGTTAAAAGAGATCAGAGAGGAAGCGGGTGAAGTTCTTGAGATTGGTATTAAAGAGGAGATTGGAGTGAAGGAGATGCTGAAAAGATTGAATTTCTGGTTATATTTCTTGGTTTATTTATTCGGTGCAACGTTGGGGCTGGTGTTTCTGAACAACTTGGGACAAATAGCCGAGTCCCGTGGGTATTCTGGGACGTCTTCTTTGGTTTCTTTATCATCTTCGTTTGGGTTTTTCGGCCGTCTCATGCCGTCCTTTGTTGACTACTACTTCTCAAG GACTAGGTATACGATGTCAAGACAAGCCTCAATTGTAGCAGTAATGGCGCCAACAGCAGGAGCTTTCTTCCTACTTGTCAACAATTCCAACCTGTCACTCCACATGAGCACTGCCGCCATAGGAGTGTGTTGCGGGGCAATTACTTCCATTGCCGTATCCACAACCACCGAGCTTTTCGGGACAAAAAATTTCTCAGTAAATCATAATGTGGTGGTTGCAAATATACCCATAGGATCCTTTCTCTTTGGTTACATGGCAGCCATGCTTTACCAcaaggaaggaaatgaagatgGGAAATGCATGGGGATGGAATGCTACAGAATCACTTTCATCACCTGGGGTTCTTTTTGTTTGCTTGGAACTTTTCTTGCGTTAATTCTATACGCTCGAACTAGAAAGTTTTATTCGCAAAAAGTATAG
- the LOC121238988 gene encoding uncharacterized protein LOC121238988 isoform X6 gives MRNWPLSMENYVGGNCRLSKTSIILDASKYIEDLKRKIDEMNRDIVVETVQASLPLQLKVEAQEKGFVIEVFTERSCCGLLVFILEAFEELGLDVRQARVSCSDRFHLEAIGAKDNQGDQEDQIDAQVVKEAVLQAIQCWSATSEQK, from the exons ATGCG AAACTGGCCTCTTTCAATGGAGAATTATGTGGGAGGAAACTGCAGATTG AGTAAAACCTCGATTATATTAGATGCATCGAAGTACATAGAAGATCTAAAGCGGAAGATAGATGAAATGAATCGAGATATTGTTGTGGAAACTGTCCAAGCTTCATTGCCCCTG CAGCTTAAGGTAGAAGCTCAAGAAAAGGGTTTTGTGATTGAGGTGTTCACGGAAAGGAGTTGTTGTGGTTTGCTTGTGTTCATTTTGGAAGCCTTTGAAGAGCTGGGCCTTGATGTGCGCCAAGCTAGGGTTTCTTGTTCAGACAGATTTCATTTAGAAGCCATCGGAGCCAAA GATAATCAAGGAGATCAGGAGGACCAGATAGATGCTCAAGTGGTCAAAGAAGCAGTTTTGCAAGCTATTCAATGCTGGAGTGCAACAAGCGAGCAAAAATAA
- the LOC121238988 gene encoding uncharacterized protein LOC121238988 isoform X1, translated as MFRERERERVMVSRKHKRAAMYKKLQLLRSITNSHAQSKTSIILDASKYIEDLKRKIDEMNRDIVVETVQASLPLQLKVEAQEKGFVIEVFTERSCCGLLVFILEAFEELGLDVRQARVSCSDRFHLEAIGAKDNQGDQEDQIDAQVVKEAVLQAIQCWSATSEQK; from the exons AtgttcagagagagagagagagagagagtaatggTTTCTAGGAAGCACAAGAGAGCAGCCATGTACAAGAAGCTGCAACTGCTTCGTTCAATCACCAACTCCCATGCG CAGAGTAAAACCTCGATTATATTAGATGCATCGAAGTACATAGAAGATCTAAAGCGGAAGATAGATGAAATGAATCGAGATATTGTTGTGGAAACTGTCCAAGCTTCATTGCCCCTG CAGCTTAAGGTAGAAGCTCAAGAAAAGGGTTTTGTGATTGAGGTGTTCACGGAAAGGAGTTGTTGTGGTTTGCTTGTGTTCATTTTGGAAGCCTTTGAAGAGCTGGGCCTTGATGTGCGCCAAGCTAGGGTTTCTTGTTCAGACAGATTTCATTTAGAAGCCATCGGAGCCAAA GATAATCAAGGAGATCAGGAGGACCAGATAGATGCTCAAGTGGTCAAAGAAGCAGTTTTGCAAGCTATTCAATGCTGGAGTGCAACAAGCGAGCAAAAATAA
- the LOC121238988 gene encoding uncharacterized protein LOC121238988 isoform X5, whose protein sequence is MRNWPLSMENYVGGNCRLQSKTSIILDASKYIEDLKRKIDEMNRDIVVETVQASLPLQLKVEAQEKGFVIEVFTERSCCGLLVFILEAFEELGLDVRQARVSCSDRFHLEAIGAKDNQGDQEDQIDAQVVKEAVLQAIQCWSATSEQK, encoded by the exons ATGCG AAACTGGCCTCTTTCAATGGAGAATTATGTGGGAGGAAACTGCAGATTG CAGAGTAAAACCTCGATTATATTAGATGCATCGAAGTACATAGAAGATCTAAAGCGGAAGATAGATGAAATGAATCGAGATATTGTTGTGGAAACTGTCCAAGCTTCATTGCCCCTG CAGCTTAAGGTAGAAGCTCAAGAAAAGGGTTTTGTGATTGAGGTGTTCACGGAAAGGAGTTGTTGTGGTTTGCTTGTGTTCATTTTGGAAGCCTTTGAAGAGCTGGGCCTTGATGTGCGCCAAGCTAGGGTTTCTTGTTCAGACAGATTTCATTTAGAAGCCATCGGAGCCAAA GATAATCAAGGAGATCAGGAGGACCAGATAGATGCTCAAGTGGTCAAAGAAGCAGTTTTGCAAGCTATTCAATGCTGGAGTGCAACAAGCGAGCAAAAATAA
- the LOC121238988 gene encoding uncharacterized protein LOC121238988 isoform X10 produces MFRERERERVMVSRKHKRAAMYKKLQLLRSITNSHALKVEAQEKGFVIEVFTERSCCGLLVFILEAFEELGLDVRQARVSCSDRFHLEAIGAKDNQGDQEDQIDAQVVKEAVLQAIQCWSATSEQK; encoded by the exons AtgttcagagagagagagagagagagagtaatggTTTCTAGGAAGCACAAGAGAGCAGCCATGTACAAGAAGCTGCAACTGCTTCGTTCAATCACCAACTCCCATGCG CTTAAGGTAGAAGCTCAAGAAAAGGGTTTTGTGATTGAGGTGTTCACGGAAAGGAGTTGTTGTGGTTTGCTTGTGTTCATTTTGGAAGCCTTTGAAGAGCTGGGCCTTGATGTGCGCCAAGCTAGGGTTTCTTGTTCAGACAGATTTCATTTAGAAGCCATCGGAGCCAAA GATAATCAAGGAGATCAGGAGGACCAGATAGATGCTCAAGTGGTCAAAGAAGCAGTTTTGCAAGCTATTCAATGCTGGAGTGCAACAAGCGAGCAAAAATAA
- the LOC121238988 gene encoding uncharacterized protein LOC121238988 isoform X7 yields MRNWPLSMENYVGGNCRLQSKTSIILDASKYIEDLKRKIDEMNRDIVVETVQASLPLLKVEAQEKGFVIEVFTERSCCGLLVFILEAFEELGLDVRQARVSCSDRFHLEAIGAKDNQGDQEDQIDAQVVKEAVLQAIQCWSATSEQK; encoded by the exons ATGCG AAACTGGCCTCTTTCAATGGAGAATTATGTGGGAGGAAACTGCAGATTG CAGAGTAAAACCTCGATTATATTAGATGCATCGAAGTACATAGAAGATCTAAAGCGGAAGATAGATGAAATGAATCGAGATATTGTTGTGGAAACTGTCCAAGCTTCATTGCCCCTG CTTAAGGTAGAAGCTCAAGAAAAGGGTTTTGTGATTGAGGTGTTCACGGAAAGGAGTTGTTGTGGTTTGCTTGTGTTCATTTTGGAAGCCTTTGAAGAGCTGGGCCTTGATGTGCGCCAAGCTAGGGTTTCTTGTTCAGACAGATTTCATTTAGAAGCCATCGGAGCCAAA GATAATCAAGGAGATCAGGAGGACCAGATAGATGCTCAAGTGGTCAAAGAAGCAGTTTTGCAAGCTATTCAATGCTGGAGTGCAACAAGCGAGCAAAAATAA
- the LOC121238988 gene encoding uncharacterized protein LOC121238988 isoform X2, with product MFRERERERVMVSRKHKRAAMYKKLQLLRSITNSHASKTSIILDASKYIEDLKRKIDEMNRDIVVETVQASLPLQLKVEAQEKGFVIEVFTERSCCGLLVFILEAFEELGLDVRQARVSCSDRFHLEAIGAKDNQGDQEDQIDAQVVKEAVLQAIQCWSATSEQK from the exons AtgttcagagagagagagagagagagagtaatggTTTCTAGGAAGCACAAGAGAGCAGCCATGTACAAGAAGCTGCAACTGCTTCGTTCAATCACCAACTCCCATGCG AGTAAAACCTCGATTATATTAGATGCATCGAAGTACATAGAAGATCTAAAGCGGAAGATAGATGAAATGAATCGAGATATTGTTGTGGAAACTGTCCAAGCTTCATTGCCCCTG CAGCTTAAGGTAGAAGCTCAAGAAAAGGGTTTTGTGATTGAGGTGTTCACGGAAAGGAGTTGTTGTGGTTTGCTTGTGTTCATTTTGGAAGCCTTTGAAGAGCTGGGCCTTGATGTGCGCCAAGCTAGGGTTTCTTGTTCAGACAGATTTCATTTAGAAGCCATCGGAGCCAAA GATAATCAAGGAGATCAGGAGGACCAGATAGATGCTCAAGTGGTCAAAGAAGCAGTTTTGCAAGCTATTCAATGCTGGAGTGCAACAAGCGAGCAAAAATAA
- the LOC121238988 gene encoding uncharacterized protein LOC121238988 isoform X4: MFRERERERVMVSRKHKRAAMYKKLQLLRSITNSHASKTSIILDASKYIEDLKRKIDEMNRDIVVETVQASLPLLKVEAQEKGFVIEVFTERSCCGLLVFILEAFEELGLDVRQARVSCSDRFHLEAIGAKDNQGDQEDQIDAQVVKEAVLQAIQCWSATSEQK; this comes from the exons AtgttcagagagagagagagagagagagtaatggTTTCTAGGAAGCACAAGAGAGCAGCCATGTACAAGAAGCTGCAACTGCTTCGTTCAATCACCAACTCCCATGCG AGTAAAACCTCGATTATATTAGATGCATCGAAGTACATAGAAGATCTAAAGCGGAAGATAGATGAAATGAATCGAGATATTGTTGTGGAAACTGTCCAAGCTTCATTGCCCCTG CTTAAGGTAGAAGCTCAAGAAAAGGGTTTTGTGATTGAGGTGTTCACGGAAAGGAGTTGTTGTGGTTTGCTTGTGTTCATTTTGGAAGCCTTTGAAGAGCTGGGCCTTGATGTGCGCCAAGCTAGGGTTTCTTGTTCAGACAGATTTCATTTAGAAGCCATCGGAGCCAAA GATAATCAAGGAGATCAGGAGGACCAGATAGATGCTCAAGTGGTCAAAGAAGCAGTTTTGCAAGCTATTCAATGCTGGAGTGCAACAAGCGAGCAAAAATAA
- the LOC121238988 gene encoding uncharacterized protein LOC121238988 isoform X3 has protein sequence MFRERERERVMVSRKHKRAAMYKKLQLLRSITNSHAQSKTSIILDASKYIEDLKRKIDEMNRDIVVETVQASLPLLKVEAQEKGFVIEVFTERSCCGLLVFILEAFEELGLDVRQARVSCSDRFHLEAIGAKDNQGDQEDQIDAQVVKEAVLQAIQCWSATSEQK, from the exons AtgttcagagagagagagagagagagagtaatggTTTCTAGGAAGCACAAGAGAGCAGCCATGTACAAGAAGCTGCAACTGCTTCGTTCAATCACCAACTCCCATGCG CAGAGTAAAACCTCGATTATATTAGATGCATCGAAGTACATAGAAGATCTAAAGCGGAAGATAGATGAAATGAATCGAGATATTGTTGTGGAAACTGTCCAAGCTTCATTGCCCCTG CTTAAGGTAGAAGCTCAAGAAAAGGGTTTTGTGATTGAGGTGTTCACGGAAAGGAGTTGTTGTGGTTTGCTTGTGTTCATTTTGGAAGCCTTTGAAGAGCTGGGCCTTGATGTGCGCCAAGCTAGGGTTTCTTGTTCAGACAGATTTCATTTAGAAGCCATCGGAGCCAAA GATAATCAAGGAGATCAGGAGGACCAGATAGATGCTCAAGTGGTCAAAGAAGCAGTTTTGCAAGCTATTCAATGCTGGAGTGCAACAAGCGAGCAAAAATAA
- the LOC121238988 gene encoding uncharacterized protein LOC121238988 isoform X8 codes for MRNWPLSMENYVGGNCRLSKTSIILDASKYIEDLKRKIDEMNRDIVVETVQASLPLLKVEAQEKGFVIEVFTERSCCGLLVFILEAFEELGLDVRQARVSCSDRFHLEAIGAKDNQGDQEDQIDAQVVKEAVLQAIQCWSATSEQK; via the exons ATGCG AAACTGGCCTCTTTCAATGGAGAATTATGTGGGAGGAAACTGCAGATTG AGTAAAACCTCGATTATATTAGATGCATCGAAGTACATAGAAGATCTAAAGCGGAAGATAGATGAAATGAATCGAGATATTGTTGTGGAAACTGTCCAAGCTTCATTGCCCCTG CTTAAGGTAGAAGCTCAAGAAAAGGGTTTTGTGATTGAGGTGTTCACGGAAAGGAGTTGTTGTGGTTTGCTTGTGTTCATTTTGGAAGCCTTTGAAGAGCTGGGCCTTGATGTGCGCCAAGCTAGGGTTTCTTGTTCAGACAGATTTCATTTAGAAGCCATCGGAGCCAAA GATAATCAAGGAGATCAGGAGGACCAGATAGATGCTCAAGTGGTCAAAGAAGCAGTTTTGCAAGCTATTCAATGCTGGAGTGCAACAAGCGAGCAAAAATAA